The Nostoc sp. 'Lobaria pulmonaria (5183) cyanobiont' DNA window GTCATGAGAACTGCCGCAACAATGGCACTATATTTTACGTGAACTACTTACACTCTAGCAAGCGGGATATAGCCCTCGAATGTGCAATTAGCAAATTTAGAACTGATTTTGAAGCCGGAAATTCTAAAAATTTTTTGATCGGGCTTGTTGCGATAATTCAACTTTTTCACACCATAGCAAGTTATCTCGGTCGAGCAATTGATAGAACTCCCTCACTGACGTTACTTGTCGCCACAATATATATCAGGGTTTGTCTAAAATGGTATGACTTACATCTATAGCGTATATCAAAGGAAAATTTTGTATCTTATTGCCAGATTTTTTGGGAATTAATGCCCATAATAAAAGCACTCTATCCCTAATCTAGGAAAGTAAAAAAACTCTCTAGACCACAATACCGTTCAGTTAAACTTAAAATCCTTGGTAGAGACGCGAAATTGGACTGGGCAACTCTTGGAGACGCTGCGCGAACGCCCCGCTATGCTAATGTCCCGTTGCGCTAACGCGTCTTTACAATTCAAAAATCAGTACCAAAAAATCCTTAACTAAAGCGTATTGCTCTAAAGGATCTTTTCTCGAAAACCCTCTCAATTACACTTCGACACATTAATGCATAATGTGAGCTATTTGTTAGTGCCTAAATCCTAGTAGAATATTTTCGCAAATCTAAGTAGGAAGATAGATGGAAGTTTCTGGACGCATCAATTACCCACTGAATCCTCCTCCCGCTGTTGAAGATTTTCCCGTCCTTCAAACTGAAAAATATACCCTACGGCTAGCTTCAACTGAAGAAGAATTAGAATCAATTTTTCGGTTGCGTTTTGAGGTTTTTAATCTTGAACTAGGCTTGGGATTTCCTGCTTCAAACTTTACCCAGATGGATATAGATAAGTTTGATGCGGTTTGCCATCATTTAATCCTAATCTCCAAACAAACAGGTAAAACGATTGGAACTTATCGGATGCAGACCTATATAATGGCTTCTCAAAGACTAGGCTTTGATGCTACCGATATATTTAATCTTAATGGAATTCCCAATTCTGTACTTCAGGTATCAGTAGAAGTTGGGCGTGTATGTATAGCTAAAGAATATCGCAATAGTCAGACACTTTTATTACTCTGGGAAGGGCTGGCAAATTATCTCATCTGGAGTAAAAACCAATATTTCTTTGGCTGTGCATCATTACTCACACAATGTCCTGGGCAAGCTAGTTGCGCTTATGATTATTTTCGGCAGAATAACTTGATGCATCCAAGTATTTTGGTTTATCCAAATTCACAATTTTGTCTAGAACTGACTCAAAATTGTCCAGATTCATCTAATGTTGAGATTCCGAAAATTTTGCAGGCATACTTAAATATTGGAGCTAAAATATGCAGCCTTCCTGCTATTGATCGGCAGTTTAAAACTATTGATTTTTTAACTATATCTAATATTGCAGACTTTGCTAGATGGCGTTATCCAAATCCTCTCAAAAAACCTTTACCACTGAGGATTTTTCACGATTAATGACTAATGAATCATCGTTAAGGCGAGCGACCAAATGAATTTCTCCTTGTGTACTTGCAAAAGCGATCGGCTTTAAGGGCTTGAATAACTGCATTTGATACTATACCCTGTACTATGCCGGAGGCAAAAAACAATCCTTTATTCGCCGTTAGAAAATTGAGAACTATAACCTGCAAAGCGATCGCTCAATGCACGGTAGCTATGGAGTCGCCTGACCACAGATACGGCTATACCTGGTGTATTTTACACTCCATTGATATCGCGGTTTCAAAACTAAATCCAGTTTTGCGGGATTTGATACAACCTTGCCCATTTCTTTTTGTAGTTAATAAAGGAGAGGTGTTGATTGCCATCTTCCCAATCAAATTAAAGTCCGTTGGCGATGTTTAACAAATAGGCTTTGCTTGAAGTCTTGGTTATATCTACGATGGGCGACCTCATCCAGCCCACTTAATTAGATGATTTGAAAAAACTTTTTAGGAAACGCACTTATGCGCCATCTCAAATTTGCTCCGAGTTGGTTGCGATTTTTAACTATCTTCTTATTGACGATGGGTATATTGTTTCGCTTTTCTAATCTTGATGGTAAAGTTTTTTGGCACGATGAAACTTATGCTTCATTGCGAATTTCTGGTTACACAATTAATGAAGCTAAACAGCAACTTTTTAATAATCGTGTGATTGGCAAAGAAAGTTTTGCTCAGTTTCAAGGTGTAAATCCAGAAAAAAGCCTAAATGACACAATTATGTCTTTAGCAAAACAAGATTCTCAACATCCACCGTTATATTACATAATAGCCAGATTATGGATGGAAATCTTTGGTAATTCGGTGACGGCGATTAGAAGTTTATCAGCCTGCATTAGCTTGTTGGTTTTTCCTTGTGTTTATTGGCTATGCCGAGAATTATTTAATGTGCCATTATCGGTTTCTGGTGTTGCGATCGCACTCATGGCTATCTCTCCAATTCACCTAGTATATGCCCAAGAAGCACAAGAATATATTCTTTGGTTAGTCACCATCTTACTATCCAGTGCGTCTCTACTGCGAGCCATACGCCTAGAAGATGAGCTAGCAAAACAACGACAAAAACCAGATTTGTTCGCTATCTGGAGCATTTATGCAGTCACTTTAGCCATTAGTCTTTATACATTTTTTTGGAGTGCATTTGTAGCAGTTGCTCACGGAATTTATGTGATGATAACAGCCAAATTTAAGTTTACTGAAACTGTGAGAACTTATCTGCTAGCATCACTAGTAAGTTTTTTAGCTTTCATGCCTTGGATAACAATTGTGATTGGTGACTTTTTTCAATTTTTAATTTCAGCAGATAAAACAACAAGTCAGTTAGATTTGATAGCTGCCTTTCCTTTTTTGTTAATGCAGTTAAGCCGGATTTTTTTTGATATAAACCTTAGTTTAGAAAATCCTCTAAGCTATTTAATTGCACTAGCTTTTTTAACTTTGGTAGGATATTCAATTTATTTTATTTGTCGAACAACTAACTATAAAATTTGGTCTTTTATCATCACATTAATTGTAATACCAGCATTACCCCTAATACTGCCAGATTTAATTGCTGGGAGTATACGATCGTCTATCGAAGGATATTTAATCCCATCTTATTTAGGAATCCAAGTAGCTGTTGCTTATCTACTAACTACGCAACTATACAATGGCAGCGTATCACACCGGAGCTTTTGGCAAATAATCATGGCATTAGTGATTATTTGTGGTTTGATTTCTTTTAAGGTGAGTTCCCAGGCAGACACTTGGTGGAATAAGGGTATGAATTCGGGTAATCCACAAGTTGCCCAAATCATTAATCAGAGTAATCGTCCACTTTTAATTAGTGATGCTTTGGGCAATAATTATGGTGATATCTTTTCTTTAAGCTATCTTTTGGAACCAAAAGTGCGATTTCTGTTGGTGAACAATCAAAAAATTCCTAAAATTCCTGATGGATTTACTGATATATTTTTACTCAATCCTTCAGATACTTGGAGCAAAATAATAGAAAAAAAATATAAATTCAAGACAGATATTGTTTATAATGATAACTATTATTCAATCTGGAAATTGGCTAAAATTCGTAATTTGCGCCGACGTAATATACAAATTAGTCATCTTTTAAGAAATAATTAACGGGTACATCCCAATTTTTATTTGTTAATGAGAAAATATTTTATAGAGGGTATGTACTAGACACTAAGTTACAGCTTATCAACAGGATAATCAAGGATTCCTACAAAAACATCATACTAAACCCACTTTTCCCACTTTACTAAATAGTTAATTTTGTAGCTAAATATACAGTCTTGTCTGGCAAATTGCTACCTCCGCTAATTGACTAACTCACTATCTACAATTGCAATAGTTTTGAGAGTCATAAAGTTGTTTCGTTAAAGTAGATAATTGTTGTACAAGTTATTGTGAAATTTAGTTATGCGACATCTCCAACTTGCTCCAAATAGGTTGCGGTTTCTTATTGTAGTTTTGTTAATGGTGGGTATATTTTTTCGTTTTTTTAACCTTGACCGCAAAGTTTATTGGCACGATGAGACTTTCACTTCATTGCGGATTTCTGGTTATACAGTAAATCAAGTCAGGCAGCAAATATTCAATGGTCGCATAATTAATAAGGAAAGTTTTGCCAAATTCCAAAGTCCCAATATGGAGAAAGGCTTAAATGACACAATTATATCTTTGGAAGTAGACGATCCACAGCATCCACCACTGTATTATATACTCGCTCGGTTTTGGGTGGAAATATTTGGTAATTCTGTAACAGTAATCAGAAGTTTATCAGCATGCATCAGCTTGTTGATTTTTCCCAGTATTTATTGGCTGTGTCGAGAATTATTTAAAGCATCGGCATGGGTATCGGAGGTTGCGATCGCACTCATGGCAATCTCCCCTATTCACTTAGTATACGCCCAAGAAGCACGAGAATATATTCTCTGGATAGTGACTGTATTACTATGCAGCGCTTCATTACTACGAGCATTACGGTTAGAATCAAAAGAGCGAGTGCTACGCATATTAAATTGGGGAATGTATGCAGTCACTTTGGTGCTTAGTCTATATACATTTTTGTTCAGTGGATTTGTCGTAGTTGCTCATGGTATTTATGTAATTGCCATTGCAAAATTTAGATTTACTAAAACAGTAAAAGCTTATCTATTAGCATCTTTAGCAGGGATTTTAGCTTTTACACCTTGGATAATGGTTTTAATAGTTAACTTATTGCAAGTAAAGAGTTCAACAGCATGGACAAAGAGGCATTTACCTCTAGACATTTTAATTAAATCTTGGCTTTTACAGTTAAATCGGATTTTTCTTGATTTAAACTTTGGCTTTGAAAATCCGTTTAGTTATGTAATTACGCCTATTTTTTTAGTTCTTATTGGATATTCTATTTATTTTATTTGTCGAACAACTAACTATAAAATTTGGTTGTTTATCGTCACACTGATTATGATTCCTGCATTACCTTTAATGCTACCAGATTTACTTTTTGGGGGTATACGCTCACTTGCCGAACGTTATTTATTGATTTCTTATTTAGGAATTCAACTAGCTGTTACTTACCTACTAGCTACGCAGCTACACAATAAAAGTTTTGCACGCCGGAGAATCTGGCAAATAATCATGGGAATTGTGATTATTTGTGGGCTAGTTTCTTATGGAGTGAGTTCTCAGGCTGAAACTTGGTGGAGTAAGGTTATTAGCTCTGGTAATCCACAAGTTGCAAAAATTCTCAATCAGGCTACTCATCCACTTTTGATTAGCAATGATTCTGGTATTAATTATGGTAATGTCTTTTCTCTCAGCTATCTTGTACAGCCAAAAGTGCAGTTTCAATTAGTAAAAGATCGTTCTATCCCCAATATTCCTGATGGGTTCACTGAGATTTTTTTATTAAATCCTTCAAATAGCTGGCGCAAGCAAATAGAAACAAATTATAATTATAAAACATTTGTTGTGTATGGTGACAATAATTACTTGCTCTGGAAAATAGAAAATCCACGTAGCAATGTATTTTTTGAAAAAATTAGGACTTAGCCAAAACTACACGCTACAAGTATGGACAATTCATGTAGACGAATTCGCGTTTCCTAAAAAAGAGGCTTTATTGCCCCTACCTGGAAATCATTCTTTTCGACTACCTATTTGCGTAACTTTATATTAAAAAATATTTCCATATAAACTGCGTCCACGTTGAAAACCGTAGTTCTGTATGAATAGAAAAACCCTCATCCCCCAGCCCCTTCTCCCAATATTGGGAGAAGGGGAGCCGGAAAGAAGTCCCTCTCCCTACTTGGGAGAGGGATTTAGGGTGAGGGCAAAAACTACGGTTCTCAACATAGATGAGGTTTATCTTTTAATATATGGAAATATTTCTTAGAGTCATCATTTTTTATAAGATATTCAAATACTTTTTGATTAAAATCAACTAAAAACAACAAAAATAAATATTAAACAAATTCTCATCTGAAATTAATTTAAGTAATGGTACGATGCTTTAAATTATCCTTTGTGATGAATTCAATGATTCATTGAAAGGTGTTGTATGCAAATAACAGATTTTCTTGGTCTTTTACATCCAGCGATCGCAATTATATTCGTGTTTCCACTCATCGGTACAGTAGTTAATTTTGCTTGGCAAACACGCCAACGTAGATTGCAAATTTTAGCAGGGAGTAAGAGTAAAATTCCTCCAGTGGTGGGTGCAGAACATAAGCAGTTAGGTGAAAGGCTCACAAGTGCAGTTGTTGGATTAACTTTAATCGGATTAAGCTACCCTATTGGCAAAAATATTATCAAAAATCAATTGTGGAATCAAACACCTTTTCAAGTGATTTTTATACTGCTAATATTTGCTGCCACCATCGCCTCATTAGTATTTCTTTATCGGGCAAAACAACGGGTGTGGCGGGCAGTTTTTGCAACTTTAACTGGTGCAGGTTTAGTAATTCTAGGCTGTCAAGATGGAGTCTATCGCCTCACCAATGAGTGGTATTGGTCACATTATTATATTGGAATTACCGCAGCACTGCTAATGATTTTTTCATTAGCAATTGTTCAAGATATTTATCAAGACAAGTCCAATCGCTGGCGTATCGTCCATACGATTTTAAACTGCATTGCTTTGTTGTTATTTATTGGACAAGGCATGACAGGAGCACGAGACTTGTTAGAAATTCCCCTGAGTTGGCAAGAACCCTATATTTATCAGTGTGATTTTGTTAATAAAACTTGTCCAACGCCAAATCCCCAAGCACCAAAATAAGCAAGAGAGAATAACTCATAACAATACCCTTCAGGAGTGCTGAGTGGGGAATCTCATTTATTTACTCAGAACTCGGAACGGGCTAAATGTCCCTCTACCCCTAACGTAACTGTTCTGCCCAATGCCCAATTATTATAATTTATTTGCCTAATCATTGTAGTGGCAGAGTGACAATTACTGTTGTACCAACACCTTGCTCACTTTCTAATTGAATATGACCACCATATAACTCTACACATTTTTTAACGATGGTAAGTCCTAGTCCTGTTCCTTGAATTACACCCACATTACTGGCGCGATAGAAGGTTTGAAATAGATGAGTTTGATCGCTGCTATATGTAAATTACTTAGAGCTAGACTCAGTGCTATATTACAGTCAACGACCACAAATTCTTGACTGCGAGTCTCCATACGAGAATAACACTAGCAAGTCTTGAATCAACTGCTGCATCTACTTTGTTTTATCAATCATATATTCATCCTACTGTTTTGTAACGCTTTATGCTAGATGCATCGGGGTTTTTGACTACGATATCTGCGGTAAGCAATTTAAGACACGTAGAGATAATGTAGCTCATCACACAAAAAATAAGTGGATAATTGTAGCTGTTAGACCATATATCCACTCGATACTTACTCTATTAGGGTGATTACAAAAACCTGACAAGATGATTAAAACTTGAGAAAGTTCAAACCAATTAACGTGACTCAGTTCCTTGATTAGGGCTACCTGCTACAGAATCATTTTCTGGTGCTTCTGGAGTAGCAGTTGCTTTACCATCAGTCTTTTCGGCATCACCGGTTTTGCGGATACCTTCTTCAATAGGGGTTTGATAGCCACCAGAAGCGCTAGGCGTAGCTTCTTGATTATTAGATTTTTCTTTTGGATCTTCAGCCATGACTACATTCCTAATCATTTATTCTTGGGATTATCTTAAAAAAATTAGGGGTGTGAGTGTATCTATCTAGAATATAGTTATGGCTGATTCGTCCCTCTATCGTAAGTATTGTTTAGTACTACTCATATATGCTGATAAAAATCCATAAATATAGAATTTGTTAACCTTAGAACCCTTACTGTTGTTAAGGGAGAACTTGGAATGGGCTTTATGTCCAAGATGCTTTTAAAATTGCTTTATAGATAGTTGACACGAAACCGCAAATATCTGACTGGATCTGAATGAATAGTATGGTGTGATGATTATGATACAAGCTATGAAAGTGTAATTAATGAACCAGAGCAATCTATCGTTACCATCTGGATGTGTCCTTCGCAAGGCAACCTCTGCGGATCAGTGGTCGATTCGATTGCTGGTATTTTCAGCCAAACTCGACCCAACCCAATTAAATTGGCAGCAATTTTGGGTAATTGAATACAATGAGAATCTTATAGCTTGTGGACAACTGCGTAATTTTTCAGGGGCACAAGAACTTGGTAGCTTGGTCGTTGCATCAGCTTGGAGAGGTCGCGGTTTGGGTAGTTTGCTAACGCAGCATTTGATTAATACAGCAACGCAAGCACTTTATCTGGAATGCTTAGGTCAACGACTGGTGCAGTTTTACAGTCGCTTTGACTTTGTGCCAATATCTTTTGAAGACTTGCCACAATTTCCCAAGACAATAGGCTTATCTACGCTCAAGGAGAAATTTAGATTCTCGCAGTTAGCGAAAAGGCTGCTCAAAGTTCCTGTGGTGTTTATGGAATATCAAGGTCAGACTAATTCGTAATTTAAGATATGCAGAACAAGGCTTGATACAAAACGTTTCCAACCTTTTATTGCCTCCATTTTCAAATCGGAGGTTTAGCAAAAATTGTTAGTAAGACAGGCCCTAGTAAATAATGGTGATTCAAACACAATACCCCAGCAGAGGAGCCAAGAAGTTGACGTTGATTAGGGCTGTAGAGTCTAATTCCACGGGGAGTAACTGGCAATAATTGAGGTTCTGTCTCTATTTTGGAAGTAATGTCAACCAAATAAAAGCGTCCACCAGGAGAAAGTACCCGTGCTATCTCACTAACCACCTGTTTAGGTTCCAAATAGTGCAAGAAGCTGATAGTACTGAAAACGGCATCAAATTGACCATCAGCAAAGGGAAGAGACTCAGCTTTGCCCTCAATATAAATTAAGCGTGGACGGTGGCGGTTGCTCTGTCTTGCTACCCGCAACATATTAGCAGATAAATCCAATCCGGTAGCTCGTAGATCGGGAAACTGAGTAACAAGGCGCTCAAGCAAGCGTCCAGTACCACAGCCGATATCAAGTACATTTGCTAGCTCTGGTAAATCGACGTACTCCAGTAACCGTTGGTGAACGGCTCGATAAAACACTGAAGGAAAGAACCAATCGTAACTTGATGCCCATAGGTCAAAAAGTAGCTTTTTGTGATTAAAAAAGTCATCAGTCATTAGTTTTCGCAGTTTCCTCAAACCTGGATGCTTTTTGAGGGTAAGTTTAGCTGCGCCTCCAAGAATTTGGTTAACAACACAAATAAACTATAGCGGTTCTGAATTGTCTGTAATATCGGGCTTTTGTTGGGTTAGTTACACGAAGCTAAAGACTGGTTAATATCTAGGTTCAATGCCAGATACAATTAATGTTTCTACCGACTTGCTATCAAGGGGTTGGGAGAAAAAATATCCCTGTGCATATTTGCATTTCATAAGTCTAAGTTGTGCGAGTTGCTCCAGGGTTTCTACGCCCTCTGCTATTACATCTATGTTTAGATTCTGTGCTAGAGCGACGATCGCTTGAACAATCTCTAAGTTTTCTCCATTAGCACCAATCTTAGCAATAAAGGAACGATCGATCTTCAAGGCATTACTGGGAAAGCGGTGCAGGTAACTCAAGGATGAATAGCCGATGCCAAAATCATCTAAGTGTAATTGGATATTCATCTGTTGTAGTTGCAAGAGCATAAAAGTTGCTAATTGAATGTTCTCCATAAGTACGCTTTCGGTAATCTCCAGCTTTAAACTGCCACCTTCCAAACCAGTCTCTTGGATAATTTGGTTAATTTGCTCAATCAGACCGGGTTGTGAAAACTGCTTAGTGGAAAGATTTACACTGATTGTCAAGGGTGGGTCAATAGGAAATTGTACTTGCCAAGCACGCATCTGCCGACAAGCCTCGCATAGTACCCAATAACCAATAGGGATAATCAGCCCAGTTTCTTCTGCCAGGGGAATAAAGTTGTCTGGAGATACTAATCCGTATTGCGGGTGCTGCCAGCGAACGAGAGCCTCGAAGCCAATAATTTTGTAAGTTTCTAATAAAACAATTGGCTGGTAGTAAACCTGAAACTCCTGGCGTTCAACTGCCCGTCGTAGATCCATCTCTAACTCTAATAGCTGCGTTACTTGGGTGTACATGGTTGAGTCAAATATTTCATGGCGTGCCTTACCCAATGCTTTAGCGCGATACATTGCAATGTCAGCGTC harbors:
- a CDS encoding glycosyltransferase family 39 protein; amino-acid sequence: MRHLQLAPNRLRFLIVVLLMVGIFFRFFNLDRKVYWHDETFTSLRISGYTVNQVRQQIFNGRIINKESFAKFQSPNMEKGLNDTIISLEVDDPQHPPLYYILARFWVEIFGNSVTVIRSLSACISLLIFPSIYWLCRELFKASAWVSEVAIALMAISPIHLVYAQEAREYILWIVTVLLCSASLLRALRLESKERVLRILNWGMYAVTLVLSLYTFLFSGFVVVAHGIYVIAIAKFRFTKTVKAYLLASLAGILAFTPWIMVLIVNLLQVKSSTAWTKRHLPLDILIKSWLLQLNRIFLDLNFGFENPFSYVITPIFLVLIGYSIYFICRTTNYKIWLFIVTLIMIPALPLMLPDLLFGGIRSLAERYLLISYLGIQLAVTYLLATQLHNKSFARRRIWQIIMGIVIICGLVSYGVSSQAETWWSKVISSGNPQVAKILNQATHPLLISNDSGINYGNVFSLSYLVQPKVQFQLVKDRSIPNIPDGFTEIFLLNPSNSWRKQIETNYNYKTFVVYGDNNYLLWKIENPRSNVFFEKIRT
- a CDS encoding glycosyltransferase family 39 protein, whose protein sequence is MRHLKFAPSWLRFLTIFLLTMGILFRFSNLDGKVFWHDETYASLRISGYTINEAKQQLFNNRVIGKESFAQFQGVNPEKSLNDTIMSLAKQDSQHPPLYYIIARLWMEIFGNSVTAIRSLSACISLLVFPCVYWLCRELFNVPLSVSGVAIALMAISPIHLVYAQEAQEYILWLVTILLSSASLLRAIRLEDELAKQRQKPDLFAIWSIYAVTLAISLYTFFWSAFVAVAHGIYVMITAKFKFTETVRTYLLASLVSFLAFMPWITIVIGDFFQFLISADKTTSQLDLIAAFPFLLMQLSRIFFDINLSLENPLSYLIALAFLTLVGYSIYFICRTTNYKIWSFIITLIVIPALPLILPDLIAGSIRSSIEGYLIPSYLGIQVAVAYLLTTQLYNGSVSHRSFWQIIMALVIICGLISFKVSSQADTWWNKGMNSGNPQVAQIINQSNRPLLISDALGNNYGDIFSLSYLLEPKVRFLLVNNQKIPKIPDGFTDIFLLNPSDTWSKIIEKKYKFKTDIVYNDNYYSIWKLAKIRNLRRRNIQISHLLRNN
- a CDS encoding GNAT family N-acetyltransferase; this translates as MEVSGRINYPLNPPPAVEDFPVLQTEKYTLRLASTEEELESIFRLRFEVFNLELGLGFPASNFTQMDIDKFDAVCHHLILISKQTGKTIGTYRMQTYIMASQRLGFDATDIFNLNGIPNSVLQVSVEVGRVCIAKEYRNSQTLLLLWEGLANYLIWSKNQYFFGCASLLTQCPGQASCAYDYFRQNNLMHPSILVYPNSQFCLELTQNCPDSSNVEIPKILQAYLNIGAKICSLPAIDRQFKTIDFLTISNIADFARWRYPNPLKKPLPLRIFHD
- a CDS encoding DUF4079 domain-containing protein, yielding MQITDFLGLLHPAIAIIFVFPLIGTVVNFAWQTRQRRLQILAGSKSKIPPVVGAEHKQLGERLTSAVVGLTLIGLSYPIGKNIIKNQLWNQTPFQVIFILLIFAATIASLVFLYRAKQRVWRAVFATLTGAGLVILGCQDGVYRLTNEWYWSHYYIGITAALLMIFSLAIVQDIYQDKSNRWRIVHTILNCIALLLFIGQGMTGARDLLEIPLSWQEPYIYQCDFVNKTCPTPNPQAPK
- a CDS encoding GNAT family N-acetyltransferase, with product MNQSNLSLPSGCVLRKATSADQWSIRLLVFSAKLDPTQLNWQQFWVIEYNENLIACGQLRNFSGAQELGSLVVASAWRGRGLGSLLTQHLINTATQALYLECLGQRLVQFYSRFDFVPISFEDLPQFPKTIGLSTLKEKFRFSQLAKRLLKVPVVFMEYQGQTNS
- a CDS encoding class I SAM-dependent methyltransferase yields the protein MTDDFFNHKKLLFDLWASSYDWFFPSVFYRAVHQRLLEYVDLPELANVLDIGCGTGRLLERLVTQFPDLRATGLDLSANMLRVARQSNRHRPRLIYIEGKAESLPFADGQFDAVFSTISFLHYLEPKQVVSEIARVLSPGGRFYLVDITSKIETEPQLLPVTPRGIRLYSPNQRQLLGSSAGVLCLNHHYLLGPVLLTIFAKPPI